One region of Malus x domestica mitochondrion, complete genome genomic DNA includes:
- the nad5 gene encoding NADH dehydrogenase subunit 5, whose translation MYLLIVFLPLLGSSVAGFFGRFLGSEGTAIMTTTCVSFSSILSLIAFYEVAPGASACYLRIAPWISSEMFDASWGFLFDSPTVVMLIVVTSISSLVHLYSISYMSEDPHSPRFMCYLSILTFFMPMLVTGDNSLQLFLGWEGVGLASYLLIHFWFTRLQADKAATKAMPVNRVGDFGLAPGISGRFTLFQTVDFSTIFARASAPRNSWISCNMRFNAITLICILLFIGAVGKSAQIGLHTWSPDAMEGPTPVSASIHAATMVTAGVFMIARCSPLFEYPPTALIVITSAGATTSFLAATTGILQNDLKRVIAYSTCSQLGYMIFACGISNYSVSVFHLMNHAFFKALLFLSAGSVIHAMSDEQDMRKMGGLASSFPFTYAMMLMGSLSLIGFPFLTGFYSKDVILELAYTKYTISGNFAFWLGSVSVLFTSYYSFRLLFLTFLVPTNSFGRDIVRCHDAPIPMAIPSILLALGSLFVGYLAKDMMIGLGTNFWANSPFVLPKNEILAESEFAAPTITKLIPIPFSTSGASVAYNVNPVADQFQRAFQTSTFCNRLYSFFNKRWFFDQVLNDFLVRSFLRFGYEVSFEALDKGAIEILGPYGISYTFRRLAERISQLQSGFVYHYAFAMLLGLTLFVTFSRMWDSLSSWVDNRSSFILIVSSFYNNKSSQE comes from the exons CCGAGTTTGCTGCTCCAACCATTACCAAACTAATACCTATTCCGTTTAGTACTTCAGGTGCTTCTGTTGCGTATAATGTAAATCCCGTAGCGGATCAATTCCAACGAGCCTTTCAAACTAGTACTTTTTGTAATCGACTCTATAGCTTCTTCAATAAACGCTGGTTCTTCGATCAAGTTTTGAATGACTTTCTAGTCAGATCGTTCCTGCGTTTCGGATATGAAGTCTCATTCGAAGCTTTAGACAAAGGTGCTATTGAGATATTGGGCCCTTATGGCATCTCGTACACATTCCGACGATTGGCCGAGCGAATAAGTCAACTTCAAAGTGGATTTGTT TATCATTATGCCTTTGCAATGTTACTTGGTTTAACTCTATTTGTGACCTTTTCTCGTATGTGGGACTCTCTATCTTCTTGGGTAGATAATCGATCGTCTTTCATTTTGATAGTGAGTAGTTTTTATAATAATAAGTCAAGTCAAGAATAA TTTGGCCAAGTATCCTACAAAGAGACTCCCGAGAGCCAGAAGTATTGAAGGAATGGCCATAGGAATGGGCGCATCATGACATCGTACGATGTCTCGCCCGAATGAATTTGTTGGTACTAGAAATGTTAGAAAAAGTAAACGAAAAGAGTAATAAGAAGTGAAAAGGACAGAGACACTTCCCAACCAGAAAGCAAAGTTCCCACTGATGGTATACTTAGTGTAAGCGAGCTCTAAGATCACATCTTTGGAATAAAATCCAGTTAGAAAAGGAAATCCAATTAGAGATAAGCTGCCCATGAGCATCATGGCATAGGTAAAAGGGAACGAGGAGGCAAGCCCCCCCATCTTCCGCATATCTTGCTCATCCGACATGGCATGAATCACCGAACCTGCACTCAGGAATAGTAATGCTTTGAAAAACGCGTGATTCATTAAGTGAAAGACGCTAACCGAATAGTTAGAGATGCCGCAAGCAAAGATCATATAGCCTAATTGACTGCAAGTTGAATAAGCTATGACCCTCTTTAGATCGTTCTGTAATATTCCAGTGGTTGCCGCAAGGAATGACGTCGTAGCTCCTGCAGAAGTAATAACAATCAAAGCCGTAGGTGGGTATTCAAATAAAGGGGAGCACCTTGCTATCATGAAAACGCCAGCTGTTACCATAGTAGCTGCATGAATCGAAGCGGATACTGGAGTGGGACCCTCCATAGCATCGGGTGACCAAGTATGCAATCCTATCTGTGCCGATTTCCCAACAGCACCAATAAAAAGTAAAATACAAATAAGAGTTATGGCATTAAATCTCATATTGCAAGAAATCCAAGAATTTCTGGGGGCACTAGCACGAGCAAAAATGGTTGAAAAGTCTACTGTTTGAAAGAGAGTAAAACGGCCCGAAATCCCAGGAGCTAATCCAAAATCACCTACTCGATTGACAGGCATAGCTTTTGTAGCTGCTTTATCTGCCTGAAGTCGTGTAAACCAGAAATGAATTAACAAATATGAAGCAAGACCTACTCCCTCCCATCCCAGGAATAATTGAAGAGAGTTATCTCCAGTCACCAACATTGGCATAAAAAAAGTAAGAATGGATAAATAACACATAAATCGAGGGCTATGCGGATCCTCGGACATATATGATATGGAATAAAGATGGACCAAGCTACTTATGGATGTAACCACAATTAACATCACTACGGTCGGGCTATCGAAC AAGAAGCCCCAAGAAGCATCAAACATTTCCGATGAGATCCATGGAGCAATTCTTAGATAGCAAGCACTAGCTCCCGGTGCGACTTCATAAAAAGCAATCAGAGATAAGATCGAAGAGAATGAAACGCACGTAGTGGTCATTATAGCGGTTCCTTCTGATCCTAGAAAACGTCCGAAAAAACCTGCTACGGAACTACCGAGAAGGGGCAAAAATACGATAAGTAGATACAT
- the ccmC gene encoding CcmC — MSVSLLQPYFLMSKTRSYAQILIGSRLFLTAMAIHLSLRVAPLDLQQGGNSRIPYVHVPAARMSILVYIATAINTFFFLLTKHPLFLRSSGTGTEIGAFFTLFTLVTGGFRGRPMWGTFWVWDARLTSVFISFLIYLGALRFQKLPVEPASISIRAGPIDIPIIKSSVNWWNTSHQPGSISRSGTSIHVPMPIPILSNFANSPFSTRILFVLETRLPIPSFPESPLTEEIEAREGIPKPSSLAESLCIHG; from the coding sequence ATGTCCGTTTCATTATTACAACCTTATTTTTTGATGTCAAAGACCAGAAGCTACGCGCAAATTCTCATTGGATCTCGGTTGTTCTTAACAGCGATGGCTATTCATTTAAGTCTTCGGGTAGCACCACTAGATCTTCAACAAGGTGGAAATTCTCGTATTCCGTATGTACATGTTCCTGCGGCTCGGATGAGTATTCTTGTTTATATCGCTACGGCTATAAACACTTTCTTTTTCCTATTAACAAAACATCCCCTTTTTCTTCGCTCTTCCGGAACCGGTACAGAAATTGGTGCTTTTTTTACGTTGTTTACCTTAGTTACTGGGGGGTTTCGGGGAAGACCTATGTGGGGCACCTTTTGGGTGTGGGATGCTCGTTTAACCTCTGTATTCATCTCGTTCCTTATTTACCTGGGTGCACTGCGTTTTCAAAAGCTTCCTGTCGAACCGGCTTCTATTTCAATCCGTGCTGGACCGATCGATATACCAATAATCAAGTCTTCAGTCAACTGGTGGAATACATCGCATCAACCTGGGAGCATTAGCCGATCTGGTACATCAATACATGTTCCTATGCCCATTCCAATCTTGTCTAACTTTGCTAACTCCCCCTTCTCAACCCGTATCTTGTTTGTTCTGGAAACACGTCTTCCTATTCCATCTTTTCCCGAATCTCCTTTAACGGAAGAAATAGAAGCTCGAGAAGGAATACCTAAACCTAGTTCACTCGCCGAGTCTTTGTGCATCCATGGCTGA
- the ccmB gene encoding CcmB has protein sequence MRRLFLELYHKQIFPSTPITSFSPFLSYIVVTPLMLGFEKDFSCHSHLGSIRIPPLFPFPPAPFSRNEKEDGTLELYYLSAYCLPKILLLQLVGHRVIQISCVFCGFPMLQLPYQFSRSGMDRLNILLGSPVLTLLCGIHSRSALGITSSSGWNSSQNPTTLPTSLPPTVSRTSIETEWFHVLSSIGYSSPFVSLFPILVSISLQD, from the coding sequence ATGAGACGACTCTTTCTTGAACTATATCATAAACAGATCTTCCCCTCCACACCAATCACGAGTTTTTCTCCATTCCTCTCGTATATCGTCGTAACGCCCTTAATGCTAGGTTTTGAAAAAGACTTTTCATGTCATTCCCATTTAGGTTCGATTCGGATCCCTCCGTTGTTTCCTTTTCCTCCCGCACCTTTTTCTCGAAATGAGAAAGAAGATGGTACACTCGAATTGTATTATTTAAGTGCTTATTGCTTGCCAAAGATCCTACTTCTACAATTGGTAGGTCACCGGGTTATTCAAATAAGTTGTGTTTTCTGTGGTTTTCCCATGTTACAACTTCCGTACCAATTCAGTCGATCCGGAATGGATCGGTTAAACATTCTATTAGGGAGCCCGGTCTTGACTCTTCTGTGTGGTATTCATTCTCGTTCGGCTCTTGGAATCACATCCAGCAGTGGTTGGAACAGCTCGCAAAATCCAACCACTTTACCTACTTCATTGCCCCCAACCGTTTCTCGTACCTCTATTGAAACAGAATGGTTTCATGTTCTTTCATCGATTGGTTATTCCTCTCCGTTCGTATCTCTTTTTCCAATTTTGGTCTCGATTAGTTTACAAGATTGA
- the atp9 gene encoding ATP synthase F0 subunit 9, with product MKKRDENDQLEMLEGAKSIGAGAATIASAGAAIGIGNVFSSLIHSVARNPSLAKQSFGYAILGFALTEAIASFAPMMAFLISSVFRSVSRVTI from the coding sequence ATGAAAAAGCGTGACGAGAATGATCAACTCGAGATGTTAGAAGGTGCAAAATCAATAGGTGCCGGAGCTGCTACAATTGCTTCAGCGGGAGCTGCTATCGGTATTGGAAACGTGTTCAGTTCTTTGATCCATTCCGTGGCCCGAAATCCATCATTGGCTAAACAATCATTTGGTTATGCCATTTTGGGCTTTGCTCTAACCGAAGCTATTGCATCGTTTGCCCCAATGATGGCCTTTTTGATCTCATCCGTATTCCGATCGGTTTCGAGGGTTACAATCTAA